From Patescibacteria group bacterium, a single genomic window includes:
- a CDS encoding inositol monophosphatase family protein has protein sequence MDVNLAKKISIECVKEAGQFLMANINKVKEVSFKAKSDIVTNIDIGSEKIIIDKIKINFPEHSILSEESGFTGQHTGYIWIMDPIDGTMNYYHASAPFRVALCLVYQQQPIISAIYNPVKDELYFAEAGKGAMLNNRKIHVDENNELKKSVVLTHISSKKDARARTILALDSIFKKTLHMRMFGSGLAAMSYIASGKFDIFFNVKTYPWDILPGSLLIQEAGGTVTDIEGKQITIESTSVLATNGKVHDQMLELLEDI, from the coding sequence ATGGATGTAAATTTAGCAAAAAAAATTTCAATTGAGTGCGTAAAAGAAGCCGGGCAATTTTTAATGGCTAATATCAACAAAGTCAAAGAAGTTTCTTTTAAAGCTAAAAGCGATATTGTTACTAACATTGATATTGGGTCTGAGAAAATTATAATTGATAAAATCAAGATAAATTTCCCTGAACACAGTATTCTTTCCGAAGAATCAGGCTTTACCGGCCAGCATACTGGTTATATTTGGATTATGGACCCGATTGATGGCACCATGAATTATTATCATGCCAGCGCCCCTTTTCGCGTTGCCCTTTGTTTGGTTTATCAGCAACAGCCGATAATTTCCGCTATCTATAATCCGGTTAAAGACGAATTATATTTTGCCGAAGCCGGAAAAGGAGCAATGTTAAATAACAGGAAAATTCATGTTGATGAAAATAATGAATTGAAAAAATCAGTTGTATTGACCCACATTTCTTCAAAAAAGGATGCCCGGGCTAGGACGATTCTTGCTCTTGACAGTATTTTTAAAAAAACACTCCATATGAGAATGTTTGGGTCGGGTTTAGCCGCGATGTCTTATATTGCTAGTGGTAAATTTGATATATTTTTTAATGTAAAAACATATCCCTGGGACATTTTGCCCGGTTCTCTATTAATTCAAGAAGCCGGTGGCACGGTAACCGATATTGAAGGCAAACAAATAACAATTGAATCTACCTCGGTTTTAGCTACCAATGGAAAGGTTCATGATCAGATGCTGGAATTATTAGAAGATATTTAA
- a CDS encoding SIS domain-containing protein has translation MKAKKFMTLKESEIKGVIESIQFLPDQVRQVLTDARLIKMPASCDKINEVVVNGMGGSNLGAGIVKAVFSDHLKAPLSIVPGYRVPAHVGKNTLYIISSYSGGTEEPLSVYKEVKKRGAKIAAITSRGGGKLEKLMIKDNIPGYIFKPEFNPSNQPRLGIGYMIFGTAVILAKAGLFKIKVKEIEDLIADLEIWDRKLRPAIANKNNQAKKIAEALFGRQPVLVGAEFLIGNLRAWRNQFCENSKNFASYLTLPELNHYALESLANPKSNRKNLIFLFLDSKLYHPRVQTRSRLTKQVVKRSKIKIVSHALTGKTELVQAFEVLQLSAWVSFYLAMLNKVNPAEINWVDWFKKQLK, from the coding sequence ATGAAAGCAAAAAAATTTATGACTTTAAAAGAAAGTGAAATAAAAGGAGTAATTGAGTCTATCCAATTTTTGCCTGACCAAGTTAGGCAGGTTTTGACCGATGCCCGCTTAATAAAGATGCCGGCTTCTTGCGACAAAATAAATGAAGTCGTGGTTAACGGCATGGGCGGTTCCAATTTGGGCGCCGGAATCGTTAAGGCTGTTTTTTCTGACCACTTAAAAGCGCCCTTATCAATCGTCCCCGGCTACCGAGTGCCGGCTCACGTGGGTAAAAATACCCTCTATATAATTTCTTCCTATTCGGGCGGAACCGAAGAGCCGCTGTCTGTTTATAAAGAGGTTAAAAAACGGGGAGCAAAAATCGCCGCTATTACTTCCCGCGGAGGGGGAAAACTGGAAAAGCTGATGATAAAGGATAATATCCCCGGCTATATTTTTAAACCGGAATTTAATCCTTCAAACCAGCCGCGGCTGGGAATAGGCTATATGATTTTTGGCACAGCGGTGATATTGGCCAAAGCCGGCCTTTTCAAAATTAAAGTGAAAGAAATTGAGGATTTAATCGCTGATCTGGAAATTTGGGACCGGAAATTAAGGCCGGCCATAGCTAATAAAAACAATCAGGCGAAGAAGATAGCTGAAGCTCTTTTTGGCCGGCAGCCGGTATTGGTCGGGGCCGAATTTTTAATTGGAAATTTGCGGGCTTGGCGCAACCAATTTTGCGAGAACAGCAAAAACTTTGCCAGTTATTTGACTTTGCCGGAATTGAACCATTACGCCCTGGAAAGTTTGGCTAATCCCAAAAGCAATAGAAAAAATTTAATATTTTTATTTTTGGATTCAAAACTTTATCATCCGCGGGTGCAAACAAGAAGCCGTTTGACGAAGCAGGTAGTTAAAAGGAGCAAGATAAAGATCGTTAGCCATGCCTTAACGGGCAAAACGGAATTGGTTCAGGCTTTTGAAGTTTTACAGCTTAGCGCCTGGGTTAGTTTTTATCTGGCCATGCTTAACAAGGTTAATCCGGCGGAGATAAATTGGGTGGATTGGTTTAAGAAGCAATTAAAATAG
- a CDS encoding YebC/PmpR family DNA-binding transcriptional regulator translates to MSGHSKWATTKRAKAVVDAKRGAVFTKIANLITIAAKEKGGDPNINFTLRMAIEKAKQANMPKDNIARAVKRGTGEGGGQEVAELIYEGFGPAKSQFIVRCLTDNRNRAAASIRHLFSKNGGSLGSVVWNFSQKGVIRILKEELAKANVRLENMELSLIDFGAQDILREEEGITIYTNLEDLQGLKKFLEEKNIKTETADMEFIAKESREIAGEDKEKIEKFIEEIENNEDAVDYYHNISNI, encoded by the coding sequence ATGTCGGGACATTCCAAATGGGCCACAACCAAAAGAGCAAAAGCGGTCGTAGATGCCAAGCGAGGAGCTGTATTTACAAAAATTGCCAACCTTATTACCATTGCCGCCAAAGAAAAGGGAGGAGACCCGAATATCAACTTTACCTTGCGAATGGCGATTGAAAAAGCCAAACAGGCCAATATGCCCAAAGATAATATCGCCAGGGCAGTTAAACGAGGTACGGGAGAAGGTGGCGGGCAAGAGGTCGCCGAACTAATCTATGAGGGCTTTGGTCCGGCTAAATCCCAATTTATTGTCAGGTGTTTAACTGATAACCGTAACCGGGCCGCGGCCTCCATCCGTCACTTATTTTCCAAAAACGGAGGCTCTCTCGGCTCTGTTGTTTGGAATTTTTCTCAAAAAGGCGTGATAAGAATTTTAAAAGAAGAACTGGCCAAGGCTAACGTGAGATTAGAAAATATGGAATTAAGCCTTATTGATTTCGGCGCCCAAGATATTTTACGGGAAGAAGAGGGCATAACCATTTACACCAACCTTGAGGATCTCCAGGGTTTAAAAAAATTCTTAGAAGAAAAAAATATTAAAACAGAAACAGCCGATATGGAATTTATTGCCAAAGAAAGCCGGGAAATTGCCGGCGAGGACAAGGAAAAAATTGAAAAATTTATTGAAGAGATAGAGAATAATGAAGATGCGGTTGATTATTATCATAATATCTCCAATATTTAA
- the ruvC gene encoding crossover junction endodeoxyribonuclease RuvC, which produces MSQTILGIDPGLADTGFGIIEKNSRTGLTCREYGSIKTSPKEELGERLEIINKKLDKIIKKYKPKLIAVEQLFFCKNVKTASVVGQARGVILLTARQNKIPTVEFTPLQVKQAVSSYGQAEKSQVQKMVKLLLGLKELPKPDDAADALAIAICAANSQLS; this is translated from the coding sequence ATGAGCCAAACGATTTTAGGAATTGACCCGGGATTGGCTGACACCGGCTTTGGAATTATAGAAAAAAACAGCCGAACCGGATTAACCTGCCGGGAATATGGATCAATAAAAACTTCACCCAAGGAAGAACTGGGGGAAAGACTGGAAATTATTAATAAAAAACTCGACAAAATAATAAAAAAATATAAGCCCAAGCTGATTGCGGTGGAACAATTATTTTTTTGCAAAAATGTAAAAACCGCTTCAGTCGTCGGACAGGCCCGGGGCGTAATTCTTCTTACGGCCAGGCAGAATAAAATCCCGACAGTTGAATTTACTCCTCTGCAGGTTAAACAGGCGGTTTCTTCTTACGGCCAGGCAGAAAAATCGCAGGTGCAAAAGATGGTAAAACTGCTTCTTGGTTTAAAAGAATTGCCAAAACCCGATGACGCGGCCGATGCCTTGGCCATCGCTATCTGCGCCGCCAATAGCCAATTGTCCTAA